In Parus major isolate Abel chromosome 8, Parus_major1.1, whole genome shotgun sequence, a single window of DNA contains:
- the PRPF38A gene encoding pre-mRNA-splicing factor 38A, whose protein sequence is MANRTVKDAHSIHGTNPQYLVEKIIRTRIYESKYWKEECFGLTAELVVDKAMELKYVGGVYGGNIKPTPFLCLTLKMLQIQPEKDIIVEFIKNEDFKYVRMLGALYMRLTGTAIDCYKYLEPLYNDYRKIKSQNRNGEFELMHVDEFIDELLHEERVCDIILPRLQKRYVLEEAEQLEPRVSALEEDMDDVESSEEEEEEDEKLERIPSPDHRRRGYRDLDKPRRSPVVRYRRSRSRSPRRRSRSPKRRSPSPRRERHRSKSPRRHRSRSRERRHRSRSKSPGHHRSHRHRSHSKSPERSKKSHKKSRRGNE, encoded by the exons ATGGCCAACCGCACGGTGAAAGACGCGCACAGCATCCACGGCACCAACCCGCAGTACCTGGTGGAGAAGATCATCCGCACGCGCATCTACGAGTCCAAGTACTGGAAGGAGGAGTGTTTCGGCCTCACGG CCGAGCTGGTGGTGGACAAGGCCATGGAGCTGAAGTACGTAGGGGGCGTCTATGGAGGGAACATTAAACCCACGCCCTTCTTGTGCCTGACGCTAAAGATGCTGCAGATCCAGCCCGAGAAGGACATCATTGTGGAGTTCATAAAAAACGAAGACTTCAA GTATGTCCGAATGCTTGGAGCACTGTACATGAGACTGACAGGCACTGCCATCGACTGCTACAAGTACCTGGAACCGCTGTACAATGACTATCGGAAAATTAAAAGTCAGAACAGAAATGGGG AATTTGAGCTGATGCATGTGGATGAATTTATTGATGAGCTACTCCACGAAGAACGTGTTTGTGACATCATCCTGCCTCGACTGCAG AAACGGTATGTTCTGGAAGAAGCTGAACAACTTGAGCCTCGTGTTAGTGCTCTGGAAGAAGATATGGATGATGTAGAATCtagtgaggaggaggaagaagaagatgaaaag CTGGAACGGATCCCATCTCCTGACCACCGCAGGAGGGGCTacagggacctggacaagcCCCGCAGATCTCCGGTGGTGCGGTACCGGCGGAGCCGGAGCAGGTCCCCAAGGAG GCGCAGCCGCTCTCCAAAGAGAAGAAG CCCATCACCGCGCCGGGAGCGGCATCGCAGCAAAAGCCCAAGACGGCACCGGAGCAGATCCCGGGAGAGGCGCCACAGATCGAGATCGAAATCTCCAG GGCATCACCGCAGTCACAGACACAGAAGTCATTCCAAATCACCTGAAAG atcTAAGAAAAGTCACAAAAAGAGTCGGCGAGGGAATGAATAA